A window of Candidatus Berkelbacteria bacterium genomic DNA:
GAACGAGGCTTATTCCATTTTTGCCGGCGCGCTTCATCTCATTTTTTCGGGCGAAAAAACCATGCTTTTTAGCTCGCGCTCGATTTTTTCTCTTGGTGCGTGGTAACATATCTGTGCCTTAATGATGGGGCTAGTATAAGGTAAGTTTTTGATTCTGTCCACTCATGACCAAGTTAACCGCTCAAGGTGTAAAAATCTCACTGAAAGCTAAAGCCTCACCCGAAAAGGCCAAAGCATCGGCTTGGTTTTTCAAAACCGGCAAGGGGCAGTACGGGGAGAACGATAAGTTCAACGGCGTCACGGTTCCGGAACAACGCAAGGTCGCCCGTGCGTTCCGCGACTTGCCTTTGAAAGAAATTGCAAAACTGCTTGAAAGCTCGATTCATGAACATCGCCTGACAGCTCTTTTGATCCTTGTGCGCCAATATCAAGGCGATGGTGAGGTGGAGCGGGCAAAGTTGGTTAAGTTCTATCTCGTCCACCTTGATGGGGTGAATAATTGGGATCTCGTTGATTCGTCCGCTCCATATATTCTTGGCGATTGGTTGATTCGGCATCCTAAGGAACGTTTGACGCTCAAGAAACTTGCGGCCACAAAGAATCTCTGGCGCGAACGAGTTGCGATTGTGGCGAGCGGCGCTTTGATAAAATCAGGTCAGTTCGCGGAGACTTTGGCGCTGGCTAAGCAATTTCTCACTCACTCACACGATCTTATTCACAAAGCGACCGGTTGGATGTTGCGCGAAGTTGGGAAGCGCGACAAGACAACGCTCACAAGATTTCTTGATGACCATGCCCCAACAATGCCTCGCACCATGCTCCGCTATGCGATTGAGAAACTCTCGAAAGAGGAGCGTTTGCGATATCTTAAGGCATCTTGAAGCCATTGCGTAATTTCCTCCGAATTAATCTTCAATGTTTTTCCAATCTACTCCAGAAGACAGAACATTTTGATCAGCTAACCTTTTCTCTGCCGCAGTTCCACGAATTATTGCCTGGCGAGTTTGTTGGAGTTGAGATCGTCTTGAACTTTCTAAGAACGCCTTGAGGAAGCGAGACGCCAGGCGACGTTCTTGATCATCTACGCCAAGATCTTTCCAATTAATATCGATAATCAATGTTTTGCCTCGATGCTTGCGATCATCGATTTCTTCTAAAAACTCCCACCGTTCTAAATGTCTAAAAAAGTCGGTCACGTCAACTGTTTGATTAGCATTATTTTCTGGTGACCCAACTGATTCAATGGTCATTCGTCTCCTTTTTTTGAAAGTTTAACACGCAGGAATTGATGCAGTAGCGCTTACCACCGCGAGCCTGCGGACCGTCATCAAAGACGTGACCGAGGTGAGCGCCACAGTTTTTGCAACGAACCTCGGTCCGACGCATACCGTGCGAGGTATCGGGGAGCAGTTCAACATGGGCACGGTTCATCGGTTCGGTGAAACTTGGCCAGCCGGTGCCGGAATCAAATTTAGCGTTGGACGCAAATAATTCCGCGCCGCAAACGACACATTTATACATTCCACGTTCGTGATGATCCACATATTTACCAGTAAAGGCCGGTTCCGTCCCCCGTTCCTGCGTGACACGAAAAGCGAGCGGCGAAAGTTTTCTCTTGAGTTGGTCTTTGGCGGGTTGCGTCATTGTTTAACTTGATCGGTTATAAACTGATCGACTTGGCCGAGATTGACGTGGCAGTAACCGCCGGGATTGGTGTCGAGATAATTTTGATGATACTCCTCCGCCCGCCAAAAGCGACCGGCCGGTTCAATGGTGGTTGTGATTGGCCGATCGTATTTTTTGGACTGCTCGAGGGCTTGTTTTGACGCCTCGGCCATTGCCCGTTGTTCGTCGGAGTGGGTGAAAATAACCGAGCGATATTGACTGCCGACGTCGTTGCCTTGACGATTGCCTTGAGTCGGGTCGTGAATCAACCAAAAGAGTTCCAGCAATTGACCATAACTCACCTTAGCTGAATCGAATTTAACCTCGACAACTTCAACATGACCGGTTTGGTCGATCAGAACATCGTCATAGTTCGGCTGCTCCATTGCCCCGCCCATATACCCAACCTTGGTCTCGACGACGCCGGGTACTTTTTTGAAGGCCGCTTCTGTCCCCCAAAAACACCCGCCGCCAAAAGTTGCTAGTTCAGCCATTGTCTATATTTGTTTTAATTGTCGTTCAAAATCAGATAATGCCATATGCGCCTGCCGAAGAATCGAACGGAACGTGCCGATCGGGATTGCTTTGCGCTTTTTAGGAACAATTGCCGTTAAGGTTGGCGTCCCAATTTTTCGGAATTTAATGTGGCTACCAACTTGACTGACTTGAGTAAATCCTTTTGCCATGAGCACTTTATCAACTTCTTTAAAAGTGTACCGTTTAGGCATTATTTAGTTTGAGGCGGACTAGCTCTGGCTGATTCACATCAGCAAATCTGGATTCATCTTCAAAATAAAGCTGAAGAGCTTCCTTTAAGTTATTAAGCGCTTCTTTCTTCGATGATCCAAAGCTGGCAACATCAACATTCAAACATTGAGCAACAAAATCATCGTCCTCACGCCAAACAATTGCTTGGAGAAAATCAATTTTTGGTTGCTTCATAATAATTTGAGTTTATCAATTCAACACATCTGTTATCAAATTTTGATTTCAAGAAAGCGCAAACTCTGGGCGTCAGCCCAGAGTCAAGCGATACAACAAACCCCGCCACGGCGGGGAACAAGGCGAATCGAAACTCCGAGCGTAAGCTCGGAGAGTTTCATACCCTAACGTATTTTGAATATAGACGGTCAGTGAGTTATGAATTATTTTGCCTCAATCTCTTTATTCACTCACTGTCTTTAGTTAGTTGAGAACTTTATTGAATCAATAATATCTTGAGTCACTGGACTAGGAGTTGATTCAAAAATCTCGTAATACCAGCCATCAAACTCCAGTAAATATATTTTTGCTCCGTCGCCACCAAAAACATTGGGACCAGCATCTGCTTTATAGGCCGACTGGCCGCCCAAGGAAATACCGGTAATGTTTTGGAGCCGAGATTCCTCGGTAGCTGAATAACGATCAAGATAGTCAGCGAGACTCTTGATTTGGCTTACATCTTCCGCTCCGCCGGCATCATAAACTAAATCTTCAAGGGAAGGATGGATTGTAATTCGGAGCGGATAAGGCAAGTCAGTATCATCGTGCTGTGAAAGGAGGGCAGTCTTCTCGATAAGAATGATACCACGATTATCGCCCCGAACTGGCGTTGGTTCTTGTGCGGTGTAATCTTGCGGATAAGAAAATTCCAGTTTGCCTTCTTGATCGGAGCTAACTTCGGTCTCGTATTTTAGATAACTGGTTGATTCTTCGGCTGTTCCACTCGCTATTTCGTCACTAGTTTCTGAAGTTTCAGCTTGAGATGGATTGGTTTGTTGCGACGGGGCGGCAACTTGATTTTTCAACCGACTGTTTTCGGATTCTAAATTAGCAATTTTGGTGTCCGATTCAGTCTGTAGAGAGTTAAGTTTGTTTCGCTGCCAAAACAATAAAACTGCCCCACCAACAACTAACGCAACTACCAAGATGACATAAATTTTTGCATTATTCATCTTCCCACCTTATATCTTGTATTTGGAACTAGATAATTTTGATCATACCCTTTTTCTGGGAAAAATCAATAAGCTAGAGTAGTAGGGATATTGCGTGGAAGTTTTCGTGCCGCTCGGATGTTAAAAAGTAGACCATCAGGGCCTGTTTTTGCATGAGTGACGGCCCATTGCCGCCGAAAGTGGCTAGTTCTGTTGTCATGCTTTTTCAGCTAGCGCCTTGCCCATTGAGGCGGTGACGATTGGG
This region includes:
- a CDS encoding DNA alkylation repair protein, translating into MTKLTAQGVKISLKAKASPEKAKASAWFFKTGKGQYGENDKFNGVTVPEQRKVARAFRDLPLKEIAKLLESSIHEHRLTALLILVRQYQGDGEVERAKLVKFYLVHLDGVNNWDLVDSSAPYILGDWLIRHPKERLTLKKLAATKNLWRERVAIVASGALIKSGQFAETLALAKQFLTHSHDLIHKATGWMLREVGKRDKTTLTRFLDDHAPTMPRTMLRYAIEKLSKEERLRYLKAS
- the msrB gene encoding peptide-methionine (R)-S-oxide reductase MsrB; amino-acid sequence: MTQPAKDQLKRKLSPLAFRVTQERGTEPAFTGKYVDHHERGMYKCVVCGAELFASNAKFDSGTGWPSFTEPMNRAHVELLPDTSHGMRRTEVRCKNCGAHLGHVFDDGPQARGGKRYCINSCVLNFQKKETNDH
- a CDS encoding 50S ribosomal protein L34, which codes for MLPRTKRKNRARAKKHGFFARKNEMKRAGKNGISLVLKRRMRKGRERLVVVA
- the msrA gene encoding peptide-methionine (S)-S-oxide reductase MsrA codes for the protein MAELATFGGGCFWGTEAAFKKVPGVVETKVGYMGGAMEQPNYDDVLIDQTGHVEVVEVKFDSAKVSYGQLLELFWLIHDPTQGNRQGNDVGSQYRSVIFTHSDEQRAMAEASKQALEQSKKYDRPITTTIEPAGRFWRAEEYHQNYLDTNPGGYCHVNLGQVDQFITDQVKQ
- a CDS encoding type II toxin-antitoxin system HicA family toxin; protein product: MPKRYTFKEVDKVLMAKGFTQVSQVGSHIKFRKIGTPTLTAIVPKKRKAIPIGTFRSILRQAHMALSDFERQLKQI
- a CDS encoding type II toxin-antitoxin system HicB family antitoxin, which gives rise to MKQPKIDFLQAIVWREDDDFVAQCLNVDVASFGSSKKEALNNLKEALQLYFEDESRFADVNQPELVRLKLNNA